One Burkholderiales bacterium genomic region harbors:
- a CDS encoding ATP-dependent Clp protease proteolytic subunit, with translation MASERLHSIWFTLANIARFLFWALLVFVVVMVIFGRSADLQGARNALLEEFQAERKTRVIAMIHRQESASVLGVPLASHIDIEDSEAVLRAIRLTPPDQPIDLILHTPGGLVLAAEQIAKALAERKAKVTVFIPHYAMSGGTLIALAADEIVMDANAVLGPVDPQIGDAPAASILRVLEVKKPEDIDDSTIILADIASKARVQVATFVAQILAKHFPQDKAEQTAIALSEGRWTHDFPIPVQMARQMGLNVSTEMPLKVYQLMDLYPQADTQRPSVVYVPTRNTPERPKGQAPTTPPAPTQ, from the coding sequence ATGGCGTCCGAACGCCTCCACAGCATCTGGTTCACCCTGGCGAACATCGCGCGTTTCCTGTTCTGGGCGCTGCTCGTCTTCGTCGTCGTCATGGTGATCTTCGGGCGCTCCGCGGATCTGCAGGGCGCGCGCAACGCCTTGCTCGAGGAATTCCAGGCCGAGCGCAAGACGCGCGTCATCGCGATGATCCACCGGCAGGAGAGCGCGAGCGTGCTCGGCGTGCCGCTCGCGAGCCACATCGACATCGAGGACTCGGAGGCGGTGCTGCGTGCGATCCGGCTCACGCCGCCCGACCAGCCGATCGACCTCATCCTGCACACGCCGGGCGGCCTCGTGCTCGCGGCCGAGCAGATCGCCAAGGCGCTCGCGGAGCGCAAGGCGAAAGTGACGGTGTTCATCCCGCACTACGCGATGAGCGGCGGCACGCTGATCGCGCTCGCTGCGGACGAGATCGTGATGGACGCGAACGCGGTGCTCGGACCGGTCGATCCGCAGATCGGCGACGCCCCCGCCGCATCGATCCTGCGCGTGCTCGAAGTGAAGAAGCCCGAGGACATCGACGATTCGACCATCATCCTCGCCGACATCGCGTCCAAGGCGCGGGTGCAGGTCGCCACCTTCGTCGCGCAGATTCTCGCCAAGCACTTCCCCCAGGACAAAGCGGAGCAGACCGCCATCGCGCTCAGCGAGGGGCGCTGGACCCACGATTTCCCGATTCCGGTCCAGATGGCGCGGCAGATGGGGCTCAACGTGAGCACCGAGATGCCGCTCAAGGTCTACCAACTCATGGACCTCTATCCCCAGGCGGACACGCAGCGTCCGTCGGTCGTTTATGTTCCGACGCGCAACACGCCGGAGCGACCCAAGGGCCAGGCGCCGACGACGCCGCCCGCACCCACCCAGTAA
- a CDS encoding TauD/TfdA family dioxygenase, translating into MGYRYIEARPIAGALGAEIEGVDAARPLAPEVTAEIRRAWLDHLVIFLRDQQLTPQALVAFARAFGEPMEYPQLKGLAECPLVTPVIKLPHERVNFGGVWHSDTTYLERPPMASMLYAVETPPHGGDTLFANQYLAYETLSEGLQATLDRLIGVSTSTRAEVSRTREDRLRDAGATLKALSSEHPVVRTHPETGRRALYVNVAHTSHFKGWSEAESAPLLDYLHAHQVRPELTCRFQWRPGSLAFWDNRCAQHNPVNDYHGYKRVMHRVTLAGDRPV; encoded by the coding sequence ATGGGTTACCGCTACATCGAGGCACGGCCGATCGCCGGTGCGCTCGGCGCGGAGATCGAAGGTGTCGACGCGGCCAGGCCGCTCGCGCCGGAGGTGACCGCCGAGATACGCCGGGCGTGGCTGGACCACCTCGTGATCTTTCTGCGCGACCAGCAGCTCACGCCCCAGGCGCTCGTCGCGTTCGCGCGCGCGTTCGGCGAGCCGATGGAATACCCGCAGCTCAAGGGTCTCGCCGAGTGTCCTTTGGTCACGCCGGTGATCAAGCTCCCGCACGAGCGCGTGAACTTCGGCGGCGTGTGGCATTCGGACACGACCTATCTCGAAAGACCGCCGATGGCGAGCATGCTCTACGCGGTGGAGACGCCGCCGCACGGCGGCGACACGCTGTTCGCCAACCAGTACCTCGCCTACGAGACCCTGTCCGAAGGATTGCAAGCCACGCTCGATCGCCTGATCGGCGTCAGCACGTCGACCAGGGCGGAAGTCTCTAGGACGCGCGAAGACCGGCTGCGCGACGCGGGCGCGACCCTGAAAGCGCTGAGCAGCGAGCACCCGGTGGTGCGCACGCATCCCGAGACCGGGCGCCGTGCGCTCTACGTCAACGTGGCGCACACCAGCCACTTCAAAGGCTGGAGCGAAGCGGAAAGCGCGCCGCTGCTCGATTACCTGCACGCGCACCAGGTCAGGCCCGAGCTCACCTGCCGCTTCCAGTGGCGGCCCGGCTCGCTCGCGTTCTGGGACAACCGCTGCGCGCAGCACAACCCCGTCAACGACTATCACGGCTACAAACGCGTCATGCACCGAGTCACGCTCGCGGGCGACCGGCCGGTATAA
- a CDS encoding glutathione peroxidase has translation MLPTAQQLEGKRVPTVTFKTRDNDQWKEVTTDSLFKGRTVAVFSLPGAYTPTCSSTHLPRYNELASTLKAKGVDEIVCISVNDAFVMNSWKRDQEAENITVIPDGNGEFTEGMGMLVDKADLGFGKRSWRYSMLVKDGVIDKMFIEPQKPGDPFEVSDADTMLNYIDPKAKAPEPVVIFAKPGCPHCARAKSVLDANGIQYDEITLGGSVTSKTLRGVTGAGTWPQVFVGGKLIGTADDVQKYFEKSKAA, from the coding sequence ATGCTCCCCACCGCACAACAGCTCGAAGGCAAACGCGTCCCGACCGTCACGTTCAAGACGCGCGACAACGACCAGTGGAAAGAAGTCACGACCGACAGCCTCTTCAAGGGCAGGACCGTGGCGGTGTTCTCGCTGCCGGGCGCTTACACCCCGACGTGCTCGAGCACGCACCTTCCGCGCTACAACGAGCTCGCCTCGACGCTCAAGGCCAAAGGGGTGGACGAGATCGTCTGCATCTCGGTCAACGATGCGTTCGTGATGAACTCGTGGAAGCGCGACCAGGAAGCGGAGAACATCACCGTGATCCCCGACGGCAACGGCGAGTTCACCGAAGGCATGGGCATGCTCGTGGACAAGGCCGACCTCGGTTTCGGCAAGCGCTCGTGGCGCTACTCGATGCTGGTGAAGGACGGTGTGATCGACAAGATGTTCATCGAGCCGCAGAAGCCGGGCGACCCGTTCGAAGTGTCGGACGCCGACACGATGCTCAACTACATCGACCCGAAAGCGAAGGCGCCCGAGCCCGTCGTGATCTTCGCCAAGCCGGGCTGCCCGCACTGCGCGCGCGCCAAGTCGGTGCTCGACGCGAACGGCATACAGTACGACGAGATCACGCTCGGCGGCAGCGTCACCTCGAAGACGCTGCGCGGCGTGACCGGCGCGGGCACGTGGCCGCAGGTGTTCGTCGGCGGCAAGCTGATCGGCACGGCGGACGACGTGCAGAAGTATTTCGAAAAATCGAAAGCGGCGTAA
- a CDS encoding dihydrolipoyl dehydrogenase: MKTLEVDVAVVGAGTAGLAAYRAAKAAGASVVIIESGQYGTTCARVGCMPSKLLIAAAEAVHHAGLAEGFGVHTGEVRVDGRAVMARVRSERDRFVGFVTRDIEKIPASDRLRGHARFENDRTLVVDDRTRITAKSVVIATGSRASYPAAFAKLGDRLIINDDVFDWSDLPKSVAVIGPGVIGLELGQALHRLGVRVAILGRGGRVGPVNDPEIRDYTIRALAQEVVLEPDAHFVSMERVGDDVAIVRRNAHGVEFEERFEYVLAATGRVPNVEKLGLENTTIDRDAAGVPVFDATTTQAVSAKGDSTIFVAGDVSNFIPLLHEAADEGRIAGENAARVASGKPVSRGFRRAQLGVVFSDPQIAIVGGGYEALEPGRYATGQVSFEDQGRSRILFRNKGLLNVYADIETGRLLGAEMIGPAAEHIGHLLAWSLQNGNTVEEMLRMPFYHPVIEEGLRTALRDLDAKLKAARIAAAKAA, from the coding sequence ATGAAAACCCTCGAAGTTGACGTTGCAGTCGTCGGCGCCGGCACCGCCGGCCTCGCCGCGTATCGCGCGGCGAAGGCCGCGGGCGCGAGCGTCGTGATCATCGAAAGCGGGCAATACGGTACGACGTGCGCGCGCGTCGGCTGCATGCCGAGCAAGCTGCTGATCGCGGCGGCCGAAGCGGTGCACCACGCCGGGCTCGCCGAAGGCTTCGGCGTGCATACGGGCGAGGTGCGCGTCGACGGGCGTGCGGTGATGGCGCGCGTGCGCAGCGAGCGCGACCGCTTCGTCGGTTTCGTGACGCGGGACATCGAGAAGATCCCGGCGTCCGACCGCCTTCGCGGCCACGCACGATTCGAGAACGACCGCACCCTGGTCGTCGACGACCGCACCCGCATCACCGCCAAAAGCGTCGTGATCGCGACGGGCTCGCGCGCCTCCTATCCGGCGGCATTCGCGAAGCTCGGGGATCGTCTGATCATCAACGACGACGTCTTCGACTGGAGCGATCTGCCGAAATCGGTGGCGGTGATCGGCCCCGGCGTCATCGGGCTGGAGCTCGGGCAGGCGCTGCACCGTCTCGGCGTGCGCGTCGCCATCCTCGGGCGCGGCGGCCGCGTCGGTCCGGTGAACGATCCGGAGATCCGCGACTACACGATCCGGGCGCTCGCGCAGGAAGTGGTGCTCGAGCCGGACGCGCACTTCGTCTCGATGGAGCGCGTCGGCGATGACGTCGCGATCGTGCGCAGGAACGCGCACGGCGTCGAATTCGAGGAGCGGTTCGAGTATGTCCTCGCCGCGACGGGGCGGGTGCCGAACGTGGAGAAGCTGGGCTTGGAGAACACCACGATCGATCGCGATGCCGCCGGCGTGCCGGTGTTCGACGCGACGACGACTCAGGCCGTGAGCGCGAAGGGCGACAGCACGATCTTCGTCGCGGGCGACGTGTCCAACTTCATCCCGCTGTTGCACGAAGCGGCGGACGAAGGGCGCATCGCGGGCGAGAACGCGGCGCGTGTCGCGTCGGGCAAGCCGGTGAGCCGCGGGTTCAGGCGCGCGCAGCTCGGCGTCGTGTTCAGCGACCCGCAGATCGCGATCGTCGGCGGCGGCTACGAGGCGCTCGAGCCGGGGCGTTACGCGACGGGGCAGGTGAGCTTCGAAGACCAGGGGCGCTCGCGCATCCTCTTCCGGAACAAGGGGCTGCTCAACGTCTACGCCGACATCGAGACCGGGCGCCTCCTCGGCGCCGAGATGATCGGCCCGGCGGCGGAGCACATCGGCCACTTGCTCGCCTGGTCGCTCCAGAACGGCAACACCGTCGAAGAGATGCTGCGCATGCCGTTCTACCACCCGGTGATCGAAGAGGGCTTGCGCACCGCGCTGCGCGACCTCGATGCGAAGCTGAAGGCGGCGCGGATCGCGGCCGCCAAGGCCGCGTAG
- a CDS encoding tripartite tricarboxylate transporter substrate binding protein, with protein sequence MISRNTPKAHAFALMVGVAGVHAPAHAQSNYPTKPIRMLVGYTPAGPTDLTARIAAQHLTETLGQQVIVDNRPGANGMLSGTMLSRAAPDGYTIALGSGGEMAIGPNLTTKMPYDPTKDFIAVSRIGTAQLVLLVNPGVAAKSTAELVALAKAKPGTINFASSGTGSTAHLSSELFKHMAGIDIVHVPYKGAGPALTDLISGQVQMLITGYSGAVPHIKSGRLRALGVTGTKRLAAAPDIPTIAETIKGYEVLAWYGIFTPAKTPNAIVMRLNKELVAMTRKPQIVERMTALGIEPEGNTPEQFAAQVKEEKQKWGKIVKLAKIPVEQ encoded by the coding sequence ATGATCTCCCGTAACACACCGAAAGCTCATGCATTCGCATTGATGGTCGGCGTCGCCGGCGTTCACGCGCCGGCTCACGCCCAATCGAACTACCCCACCAAGCCCATCCGCATGCTCGTCGGCTACACCCCCGCGGGACCGACCGATCTCACCGCGCGCATCGCCGCGCAGCATCTCACCGAGACCCTCGGCCAGCAGGTGATCGTCGACAATCGCCCCGGCGCCAACGGCATGCTGTCGGGAACGATGCTCTCGCGCGCGGCGCCCGACGGCTACACCATCGCGCTCGGCTCCGGCGGGGAGATGGCGATCGGTCCCAACCTCACGACGAAGATGCCGTACGACCCGACGAAAGACTTCATCGCGGTGAGCCGCATCGGCACCGCCCAGCTCGTGCTGCTGGTGAACCCGGGCGTCGCGGCGAAATCGACCGCCGAGCTCGTCGCGCTCGCGAAAGCGAAGCCGGGCACGATCAACTTCGCGTCGTCGGGGACGGGCTCCACGGCGCATCTGTCGTCCGAGCTCTTCAAGCACATGGCGGGCATCGACATCGTGCACGTGCCCTACAAAGGTGCCGGCCCCGCGCTCACCGATCTCATCAGCGGCCAGGTGCAGATGCTCATCACCGGCTACTCGGGCGCGGTGCCGCACATCAAGTCGGGCAGGCTGCGCGCGCTCGGCGTGACCGGCACCAAGCGGCTCGCGGCGGCGCCGGACATTCCGACGATCGCGGAGACGATCAAGGGTTACGAAGTGCTCGCGTGGTACGGCATCTTCACGCCGGCGAAGACGCCGAACGCAATCGTCATGCGGCTGAACAAAGAGCTCGTGGCGATGACCCGGAAACCGCAGATCGTCGAGCGCATGACCGCGCTGGGGATAGAGCCCGAAGGCAATACACCCGAGCAATTCGCGGCCCAGGTGAAAGAAGAAAAGCAGAAGTGGGGAAAGATCGTGAAGCTCGCGAAGATCCCGGTGGAGCAGTAG
- a CDS encoding MmgE/PrpD family protein, whose protein sequence is MITEKLARFVVETPLDTIPAEVLDGARDALIDTIGVAIAGTLEPIADIAVQWIADVGAKPQSTFWGQPLATSPAEAAFVNGMCAHALDFDDSLPSLRGHPSPTMVPAALAVAEAVGASGAEVLAAHALGLEVAGKIGRALGHGHYSRGWHSTATGGAFSCTAAAGRVWKLDVKQMRNAFGLAASQMSGLIRNFGTMTKPFHAGHAARVGVLSAWMAKHGFTADESIFDGKNNVIDTYGSAGVPLAEVVDKLGKPWEMTDPGIYVKRWACCYCNHRPIGGMLELIAKHGIKPDEVTAIEIGFPPGADTALVSTNPTTGLEGKFSIEYVAAATVLDGKLGLETFTDAMVQRPEARAMMAKARRYRIEDPSGVFSGVVGYNDVAIDTKRGRFEMRVDKVPGSPAAPMTREDRVEKFLDCAGRVLGEPGAKKLLALLERCRDLPDARELVRATVPAERARTASRSPATA, encoded by the coding sequence ATGATCACCGAGAAACTCGCCCGCTTCGTCGTCGAGACGCCGCTCGACACCATCCCCGCAGAAGTGCTCGACGGCGCGCGCGACGCGCTGATCGACACCATCGGCGTCGCGATCGCGGGCACGCTCGAGCCGATCGCCGACATCGCGGTGCAGTGGATCGCCGACGTCGGGGCGAAGCCGCAGTCCACGTTCTGGGGCCAGCCGCTCGCGACTTCGCCTGCCGAGGCGGCGTTCGTCAACGGCATGTGCGCGCACGCGCTCGACTTCGACGACAGCCTGCCGAGCCTGCGCGGGCATCCGAGCCCGACGATGGTGCCGGCCGCGCTCGCCGTCGCCGAAGCGGTCGGCGCATCGGGCGCCGAAGTGCTCGCCGCGCACGCGCTCGGGCTCGAAGTCGCGGGCAAGATCGGCCGCGCACTGGGCCACGGTCACTACAGCCGGGGATGGCATTCGACCGCGACGGGCGGAGCGTTCTCGTGCACCGCCGCGGCGGGGAGAGTGTGGAAGCTCGACGTCAAACAGATGCGCAACGCGTTCGGCCTCGCGGCGTCGCAGATGAGCGGGCTCATTCGCAACTTCGGCACGATGACCAAACCGTTCCATGCCGGCCACGCGGCGCGCGTGGGTGTGCTCTCGGCGTGGATGGCGAAACACGGCTTCACCGCCGACGAATCGATCTTCGACGGGAAGAACAACGTGATCGACACCTACGGCAGCGCCGGCGTGCCGCTCGCCGAAGTCGTCGACAAGCTGGGCAAGCCGTGGGAGATGACCGATCCGGGCATCTACGTGAAACGCTGGGCGTGCTGCTACTGCAACCACCGCCCGATCGGCGGCATGCTCGAGCTCATCGCGAAGCACGGCATCAAACCCGATGAAGTGACCGCCATCGAGATCGGTTTCCCGCCGGGCGCCGATACCGCGCTGGTCAGCACCAACCCCACGACGGGCCTCGAAGGCAAGTTCAGCATCGAGTACGTCGCCGCGGCGACGGTGCTCGACGGCAAGCTCGGCCTCGAAACGTTCACCGACGCGATGGTGCAGCGTCCCGAGGCGCGCGCGATGATGGCGAAGGCGCGGCGCTATCGCATCGAAGATCCGAGCGGCGTGTTCTCCGGAGTCGTCGGCTACAACGACGTCGCGATCGACACCAAGCGCGGCCGCTTCGAGATGCGCGTGGACAAGGTGCCGGGGTCGCCCGCCGCGCCGATGACGCGCGAAGACCGCGTCGAGAAGTTTCTCGATTGTGCGGGCCGCGTCCTCGGCGAGCCGGGCGCGAAAAAGCTGCTCGCGCTGCTCGAGCGCTGCCGCGATCTGCCGGACGCGCGCGAGCTCGTGCGGGCGACGGTGCCGGCCGAGCGCGCCCGGACCGCTTCGAGGTCGCCCGCGACCGCCTGA
- a CDS encoding phosphate ABC transporter substrate-binding protein, with the protein MRLARNAVAAGMLALAALLAATSGYRLARAATPNTLVVAGSPTLAPLMADIARRFEAANPGVTVEIRALSSGAGVEELRARRCDVAMIARPVGQREKGLYAFPIARDGVAIIVQRENPVRALTQRQLVGVLTGDITDWKHVGGRSGPIRVAWRTEGAGTTDVLLQSLKLRSSQIRSHAVFFESTDALQYAAANPGAITFASLGVAESLAKSGTSVKLLAYDGVPASRRTLSDHTYALARPLILLTTGMPSGMHKRLIDYATSGAVADLDEKHGFVPYRQ; encoded by the coding sequence ATGCGACTCGCACGAAACGCCGTCGCCGCGGGGATGCTCGCGCTGGCGGCGCTGCTCGCAGCGACATCGGGATATCGTCTCGCACGCGCGGCCACGCCGAATACGCTCGTCGTGGCCGGCTCGCCCACGCTCGCCCCGCTGATGGCCGATATCGCGCGACGATTCGAAGCGGCCAATCCCGGCGTTACGGTCGAAATCCGGGCGTTGAGCTCCGGCGCCGGCGTCGAGGAGCTGCGCGCGCGACGGTGCGACGTCGCCATGATCGCCCGGCCGGTCGGGCAGCGCGAGAAAGGTCTTTACGCATTCCCGATTGCGCGCGACGGTGTCGCGATCATCGTGCAGCGCGAGAATCCGGTGCGCGCCCTGACCCAGCGACAGCTCGTCGGGGTTCTGACCGGCGACATCACCGACTGGAAGCACGTCGGGGGACGATCAGGCCCGATCCGCGTAGCGTGGCGCACCGAGGGCGCGGGAACGACCGACGTGCTGCTCCAGAGCCTGAAGCTCAGGAGCAGCCAGATCCGCAGCCACGCGGTGTTCTTCGAGAGCACGGACGCATTGCAGTATGCGGCGGCGAACCCCGGCGCGATCACGTTCGCATCGCTGGGTGTCGCCGAGAGCCTCGCGAAATCGGGAACGTCGGTAAAGCTTCTCGCATACGACGGCGTCCCGGCATCCCGCCGCACCCTGAGCGACCACACCTATGCGCTCGCGCGACCCCTGATCCTGCTCACGACCGGCATGCCCTCGGGCATGCACAAGCGGCTGATCGACTATGCGACGTCGGGCGCGGTCGCCGATCTGGACGAGAAGCACGGCTTCGTGCCCTATCGGCAGTAG
- a CDS encoding D-2-hydroxyacid dehydrogenase family protein: MKIALLDDYQQIGKTSADWSSLPAGTQVDSFGDTLADPAALQRRLEPYDVVVAMRERTRFPRELLEALPNLKLLISTGGRNPSIDAEACAARKIALCSAPGDPATGHGSTAEVAWALVLALVKRIPQSQEAMRGGGWQEHVMTESLHGKTLGVLGLGRLGKLVARYGQAFDMNVIAWSPNLTDERAAEASVKRVSKEQLFAESDVISLHLVSNASTRGIVGAKEIGAMKKTAYLVNTSRGPLIDEPALMSALKEKRIAGAGLDVFWTEPLQPDHPIRKLDNVVMTPHLGYVVDINMKRFYENALKNIRSFIAGEPLTPMGR, translated from the coding sequence ATGAAAATCGCGCTGCTCGACGACTACCAGCAGATCGGGAAGACCTCGGCGGACTGGAGCTCGCTTCCCGCCGGGACGCAGGTCGATTCGTTCGGGGACACGCTGGCCGATCCTGCCGCGCTGCAACGGCGGCTCGAGCCTTATGACGTCGTCGTGGCGATGCGCGAGCGCACGCGCTTTCCCCGCGAGTTGCTCGAGGCGCTGCCGAACCTGAAGCTGCTCATCAGCACCGGCGGGCGCAATCCGAGCATCGACGCCGAGGCGTGCGCGGCGCGCAAGATCGCGCTGTGCAGCGCCCCGGGCGATCCGGCGACCGGCCACGGCTCAACCGCCGAAGTCGCCTGGGCGCTCGTCCTCGCGCTGGTCAAACGCATCCCGCAGTCGCAGGAGGCGATGCGCGGCGGCGGCTGGCAGGAGCACGTGATGACCGAATCCCTGCACGGCAAGACGCTGGGGGTGCTCGGGCTGGGACGCCTCGGCAAGCTCGTCGCGCGCTACGGCCAGGCGTTCGACATGAACGTGATCGCCTGGAGCCCCAACCTCACCGACGAGCGCGCTGCCGAAGCGTCGGTGAAACGCGTGTCGAAAGAGCAGCTCTTCGCCGAGTCGGACGTGATCTCGCTGCACCTCGTGTCGAACGCGTCGACGCGGGGCATCGTCGGCGCGAAGGAGATCGGCGCGATGAAGAAGACCGCCTACCTCGTAAACACCTCGCGGGGGCCGCTCATCGACGAGCCGGCGCTGATGTCCGCGCTGAAGGAAAAGCGGATCGCCGGCGCCGGCCTCGACGTGTTCTGGACCGAGCCGCTCCAGCCCGATCACCCGATCCGCAAGCTCGACAACGTCGTCATGACGCCGCACCTGGGGTACGTCGTCGACATCAACATGAAGCGGTTCTACGAGAACGCGCTGAAGAACATCAGGAGCTTCATCGCGGGCGAGCCGCTGACGCCGATGGGGCGCTAG
- a CDS encoding radical SAM protein produces MKQPYFETPPKITVSITATCNLDCETCYADCNRRPKRKELTTQEWLAFIEYLVENGFIQIYFEGGEPLHRPDFDTLLQSCCRRMMTLVRTHGTLIDRARARKLKRLGVGRLFVDLMGASAGVHDAAARTPGSFARSCAGVRNAVEAGLPTDVVLILTRHNVDELQAYLELAHALGAQRAGILRLYPLGRARHRWSELALSLEEQEEALAAVRPPPGLAVMRSWHPNDANCCWQAAAVDPFGRSIGCMYLREYVDFGDVRETPFLETWHGNALYKALRAGTVESSCEHCESNEGTRGGCRSTAYAFTGRWTAPDPFCSHSNGGIDLRVLPKRLLRGDAEPEAPPDPGDGSVRGVHAR; encoded by the coding sequence GTGAAGCAGCCGTACTTCGAGACGCCGCCCAAGATCACGGTCTCGATCACCGCCACGTGCAATCTCGATTGCGAGACGTGCTACGCCGACTGCAACCGGCGGCCGAAGCGCAAGGAGCTCACGACGCAGGAGTGGCTGGCCTTCATCGAGTACCTCGTCGAGAACGGCTTCATCCAGATCTATTTCGAAGGCGGCGAGCCGCTGCACCGCCCCGATTTCGACACCCTCCTCCAAAGCTGCTGCCGCCGCATGATGACGCTCGTGCGCACGCACGGGACGCTGATCGACCGTGCGCGCGCACGCAAGCTCAAACGCCTCGGCGTGGGACGGCTCTTCGTCGATCTCATGGGCGCGAGCGCGGGCGTGCACGACGCCGCCGCGCGCACGCCGGGAAGCTTCGCCAGGTCGTGCGCGGGGGTGAGAAACGCGGTGGAGGCGGGCCTGCCGACCGACGTGGTCCTCATCCTCACGCGCCACAACGTCGACGAGCTCCAGGCGTATCTCGAGCTCGCCCACGCGCTCGGCGCGCAGCGCGCCGGCATCCTGAGGCTGTATCCGCTCGGACGCGCCAGGCACCGCTGGAGCGAGCTCGCGCTGTCCCTGGAAGAGCAGGAAGAAGCGCTCGCGGCCGTGCGCCCGCCGCCGGGCCTCGCCGTCATGCGATCGTGGCATCCGAACGACGCGAACTGCTGCTGGCAGGCCGCCGCGGTCGATCCGTTCGGACGATCGATCGGCTGCATGTATCTGCGCGAGTACGTCGATTTCGGCGACGTGCGCGAAACCCCGTTTCTCGAAACCTGGCACGGCAACGCCCTGTACAAGGCGCTGCGTGCCGGCACCGTGGAGAGCTCGTGTGAGCATTGCGAAAGCAACGAAGGCACGCGCGGCGGCTGCCGCTCGACGGCGTATGCGTTCACCGGTCGCTGGACTGCGCCCGACCCGTTCTGCAGCCACAGCAACGGCGGCATCGACTTACGCGTTCTCCCGAAGCGGCTGCTACGCGGAGACGCCGAACCTGAAGCACCGCCCGATCCCGGAGATGGATCAGTACGCGGTGTTCACGCCCGATGA